One window of the Paracoccus zhejiangensis genome contains the following:
- a CDS encoding C4-dicarboxylate TRAP transporter substrate-binding protein — protein MKTITATAALLTLAAPALAEEVELTIASSHAIQIPWVAPLQEVIVAETNKRLEAMGSEDRVNWTESYGGALYSFGDTLEAVGDGITDAGWVGSLWEESKMPYDNLTYFTPFSTDDVRLQMQVFNRLYDEVPALKQEWEDNNVVMLGATGADTYHLYTNFPVTSIDDLKGRKIIAPGTSGPWIAAVGAVPVNGALPTYYNQIETGVADGVISILTGAHPLKIHEVAPHVTLVGVGSNMVGGFGVNKDVWEGLPADVQQVLTELGPDYSARNADLLQERYDAILTELEADPSVTLTTLPEAERQKWVEALPDLAGQWAANLPEGKALLEAYMAAIREGGATPSRDWAVN, from the coding sequence ATGAAAACCATCACCGCAACTGCCGCATTGCTGACCCTCGCCGCGCCCGCGCTTGCCGAGGAGGTCGAGCTGACCATCGCCTCCAGCCACGCCATCCAGATCCCCTGGGTCGCGCCGCTGCAAGAGGTGATCGTGGCCGAGACCAACAAGCGGCTGGAAGCCATGGGGTCCGAGGACCGGGTGAATTGGACCGAATCCTATGGCGGCGCGCTCTACAGCTTTGGCGACACGCTGGAGGCGGTGGGCGACGGCATCACCGATGCGGGCTGGGTTGGCTCGCTCTGGGAAGAAAGCAAGATGCCCTATGACAACCTGACCTATTTCACCCCCTTCTCGACCGATGACGTGCGTCTGCAGATGCAGGTGTTCAACCGGCTCTATGACGAGGTCCCGGCGCTGAAGCAGGAATGGGAAGACAATAACGTTGTCATGCTGGGCGCGACCGGCGCCGATACCTATCACCTCTATACCAACTTCCCGGTCACATCGATCGACGACCTGAAGGGCCGCAAGATCATCGCGCCGGGGACCAGCGGGCCGTGGATCGCCGCCGTGGGCGCGGTGCCGGTGAACGGGGCGCTGCCGACCTATTACAACCAGATCGAGACCGGGGTGGCCGATGGCGTCATCTCGATCCTGACCGGGGCGCATCCGCTGAAGATCCACGAGGTCGCACCGCATGTGACGCTGGTCGGCGTCGGCTCGAACATGGTGGGCGGCTTCGGCGTGAACAAGGATGTCTGGGAGGGCCTGCCCGCCGATGTACAGCAGGTGCTGACCGAGCTTGGCCCGGATTACAGCGCCCGCAATGCGGATCTGCTGCAGGAACGCTATGACGCGATCCTGACCGAGCTTGAGGCCGATCCTTCGGTCACCCTGACCACGCTGCCCGAGGCCGAACGGCAGAAATGGGTCGAGGCGCTGCCCGATCTGGCCGGCCAATGGGCGGCGAACCTGCCCGAGGGCAAGGCGCTGCTC